From the genome of Sediminibacter sp. Hel_I_10:
TTGCAATTTCTTTACCCTTTACATCTTCAATCCCAGCAATAACTGTTGTTATAAGTTGGTCTGGAGTCGTATTTTTTTTCGCCATTAAATTAATTTAAATTTGTGCAAAGTTATTGTTTTTTTGTGTTTTACCCGAGGTAAATTTTCATAAGAAAACTTTAATTTTTATGAAAGCATCACAATGAACATAATCAAACTTAGTGCCATTGACTCTACAAACAGCTATTTACGTCAACTTCAGCTTAAAACCGCCATTGCGGATTTTACAGTTGTAGTTGCAGAAAAGCAAACTAATGGTCGAGGGCAAATGGGCACTATTTGGCAAACTCAAGCCCATAAAAACCTGACTGCAAGTATTTTTACAGATGTTTCTTGGCTTAATTTAGAGCGAAGCTTTTATATCAGTATGGCTACTTCTTTGGCCGTATTAGAAACTGTACAGCACTTCAATTTAAGAAAATCAGCTATAAAATGGCCTAACGACATTATGGCAGATGGATTTAAAGTTGGAGGCGTACTCATAGAAAACATTATTAAAAAACAAAAACTTCAAGCTTCCATCATTGGTATAGGACTTAACGTCAACCAAACTGATTTTGAACATTTACCTCAAGCCTGCTCAATGAAATCTATTGCCGG
Proteins encoded in this window:
- a CDS encoding biotin--[acetyl-CoA-carboxylase] ligase, coding for MNIIKLSAIDSTNSYLRQLQLKTAIADFTVVVAEKQTNGRGQMGTIWQTQAHKNLTASIFTDVSWLNLERSFYISMATSLAVLETVQHFNLRKSAIKWPNDIMADGFKVGGVLIENIIKKQKLQASIIGIGLNVNQTDFEHLPQACSMKSIAGIHYDLDEILNLLVSHLKQQMARLKRMHFNAIMQDYESHLFRKNKPSTFENIKGERFSGFINGISSTGKLKVLLEDEIIKEFDLKQIKLLY